The Fimbriimonas ginsengisoli Gsoil 348 genome window below encodes:
- a CDS encoding PIG-L deacetylase family protein codes for MTKEKDGRPVSEGEKLALRRKRRNRRLWVYGGLLAGLFGAYSFQPYEFDFIPRKIPNPNPPVDPDKNRLFAPGTKILVITAHPDDSEFYIAGSLSQLGKTAEIQQVICTDGDKGYYGPFTDSAENRRVRRMEATQAHEAWHGKGITFLGHPDGRLRANDELVTQLVDAIEKFKPEYVLAFDGEYPPRFSHQDHRRSGDAALAACKRCGVPKWCLLFSTIAPNFAIDITDIWDQKVALLSIHKSQWAQKMEGISGMVGALAEEDGTKFGLSLAEGYRCVKIR; via the coding sequence ATGACAAAAGAGAAGGACGGTCGACCAGTAAGCGAAGGGGAAAAGCTGGCCCTGCGGCGGAAGCGCCGAAATCGGCGACTGTGGGTGTATGGGGGGCTCCTCGCCGGGCTTTTCGGGGCTTATTCGTTCCAACCGTACGAATTCGACTTTATCCCTCGGAAGATCCCGAACCCTAACCCGCCGGTGGATCCCGACAAGAACCGGCTGTTCGCGCCCGGAACGAAGATCCTGGTGATCACCGCACACCCGGACGACTCCGAGTTTTACATTGCGGGTTCGCTCTCTCAGCTGGGAAAGACCGCGGAGATTCAGCAGGTGATCTGCACCGACGGAGACAAGGGATATTACGGTCCGTTTACAGATTCGGCCGAGAACCGCCGCGTGCGGCGGATGGAGGCGACGCAGGCCCACGAGGCTTGGCACGGCAAGGGGATTACGTTTCTCGGACATCCGGACGGCCGGCTGCGGGCCAACGACGAGCTGGTCACCCAACTCGTCGACGCGATCGAGAAGTTCAAGCCCGAATATGTGCTCGCCTTCGACGGAGAGTATCCGCCCCGGTTCAGCCACCAAGACCACCGCCGGTCCGGCGACGCGGCGTTAGCCGCATGCAAGAGGTGCGGCGTGCCGAAATGGTGCCTTCTCTTCTCCACGATCGCCCCGAACTTCGCGATCGACATTACCGATATCTGGGATCAGAAGGTGGCCTTGCTGTCGATCCACAAGAGCCAGTGGGCTCAAAAGATGGAGGGGATCTCCGGCATGGTCGGCGCCCTCGCCGAGGAAGACGGGACAAAGTTCGGCCTCTCGCTGGCGGAAGGGTATCGCTGCGTCAAGATCCGATAA